The Trueperaceae bacterium genome segment GGAGGCCCCGCACGTCAGGCTCGCTCGACAAGTCGGTCGCCAGCACCTCGAACCAGCGCCACGCCCCGTCCACGCGCGCCCTCAGCGTCACCTTCACGTTCGTCAACGGGTGCTTGGTCGCGTCGTAGCGCGGCGCCAACGCCGTCTGTGCCGCCTCGCGGTCGCGCGGGTGGACCAGGCGCCACAAGTCGAGCTCCCGATGCTCCCCCGCCACCAGGCCGAGGAGCGCCGCGCTGGGCGAGGCGTAATCGACGCGCCCGTGCGCGTCCACCACGAAGAACAGGTCGGACGACCGTTCGATGAGCGCCTTGAAGCGCCGCTCGCCGCGGTGGCCGCGCGGATCCAAAGGCCGCGTGGGCAGGGCGCGGCACATGAGCACCGTCCTGCCGTCCTCGACGCGGAACGCCTTCACCGCCGCCGGCACCAGCCCACCCTGCGGCCGGACGAACTCCACCTCGAGCTCGAGCGGGCCGTTGCGGTCGGGCGCGACGATGAGAGCGAACAGCGGCGCCGACACGGGCAGCAACCGCACCAGGGCCATGCCGAGCAGCGCTCCCGGCCTGACCTGCAGCATCTCCTCCGCCGCAGGGTTCGCCGCCGCCACGTGATCGCTGGCGTCGAGGACCAAGATGGCGTCCTGCACGCGCGAGAACACCTCGGCCAGCAGGAGCGCCCCGAGCGCCGCGTGCGGCTCCCCTACCCCCGCGCTACCGTCGCCCCCATGGCGCGGCCCGGTCCTGGCAGGGCCGCCCACCTCGGTGGGCGGTCTCGGCATCCCGGAACGGTCGCTGCACACGGTCGGCGTTGTCTCCTAGGCGGCGCGCCCATGGCCACCGGGCGCGACTCGCGACCCCAACAGGATATGCACGAGCAGATCTACCCCGCTGGCGAAGATCGCACTCTGCGGGCCCGTCAGTCGGCGCCGACCCCCGCCGCCCCGCCCGCCGCGTCGGCGCCGCCGTGCGCGTGGTGGTCGAACAGCGCCTGGATGCCGTCCAGGCGGGCCGCCACCAGCTGCGCGATGTCGAGTACCTGCGGGGCGCCCTCGGCCTCCGCGCCGTCGCTCGACGAGAGCATGACCTTGCAGAACGGGCAGCCGGTGGCTATCACCTGGGCACCGGTGGCGACGGCCTCGTCGAAGCGCGCGTTGGAGACGCGTTGGTCACCCTCCTCCTCTTCCTTCCAGAACTGGGCGCCGCCCGCGCCGCAGCAGAACGAGTCGTTGCGGTTGCGCGGCATCTCCACGATCTCGTTGCCGCCGCTCGTGAGAACGTTGCGCGGCGCGTCGTAGACGCCGTTGTGGCGCCCCAGGTAGCACGGGTCGTGGTAGGTGATCGACTCATCGAGGGCGAAGGTGGGTATGCGCCCCTCGGCCATCAGCTGCTCGATGAGCTGCGTGTGGTGGGTCACGCGGTAATCGCCGCCCAGTTGGGGGTAGTCGTTGATGAGCGCGTTGAAGCAGTGCGGGCAGGTGGTCAGCACGAGCTTGCGCTTGTCCTTGTCGAGCCTCTCGTCGACGAGAGCGGCGTTCAGGGTCTCGACGTTCTCCGTGGCGAGTTGATAGTAGAGGTACTCGTTCCCGGCCCGCCGCGCCGGGTCGCCCGTGCACTTCTCGGCCTTGCCGAGCACAGCGTAGTTCACCCGCGCCTGCTCGAGGATGCGCACCATGGCGCGCGTCGTCTTCTGCGCCGCCGGGTCGTAGGCACCGGCGCAACCGACCCAGAAGAGCACCTCGAAATCAGGGTTCTCGGCCACGGTGGGGACCTCGAGGCCATCCGCCCACTCCATGCGCTTGTCCTGCGAGATCCCCCACGGGTTGCCGCTACGCTCCATGCCCCGGAACGCCGTCTGCAGCTCGGCCGGGAACTCGCCCTGCATCATCACGAGGTCGCGCCGGATGTCGACGATGTCGATCATCTGCTCGCAGCCCACCGGGCAGACCTCCATGCAGGCGCCGCAGGTGGTGCACGCCCACACGGCCTCCGCGGGGATGGCGAACTCCAGTAGCGGCCGCGGGCTCTCCTCGCCGGCCGCGAACGACGCCGCGATGGCGTTCAGCTCGTAGCGCTTGTTGATCTCGAGCGCCGCCGGGCTCAGCGCCTTACCGGTCTGGTTGGCCGGGCAGACGTTGGCGCAGCGGTTGCACTGGATGCAGGCGTAGGCGTCGAGGATCTGCGGGAAGCGCAGGTGCTCGAGCTTGGCGGCCCCGAACTGCTCCGCGGTCTCGTCCTCGAGGTCGACGGGCTCGAGGACGCCGAGCGGCACCTTGGCGAGCTCCTCGGTGCGCCTCTCCAGGGCGAAGTCCACGGGCGCCGCGAACAGGTGGATGTGCTTGGAGCGCGGGAAGTAGGGCAGGAACGCCAGGATGATGCCGAGGGCGCCCCACCAGAACACGTGCCAACCTATGATGCGCCCGTCGCCCGGGCCGATCAGGCCGGCCACGAGGCTCGTGATGGGCTGGAACTGGTCGGGCTGACCGTGCGACGCGAGCAGGAACCCCTCGGCGAGCAGCCGCGACCCGACGTGCAGGAGGATGAACCCGCCCACTATCAGGCTGTCGCGCTCCACCCCGCCCGTCGTCACGCCCTCGTGCAGCTTCACGCGCGCGCCGTGGCGGATGGTCTTCGGTTTGACCAGGAAGCGCCTGACGAGGAAGTACACCATCCCGACGAGGATCAGGAACGTCAGAAGGTCGGCGACCAGGCGGTAGGCGTCGCCGAGCGCCCCGAAGTGCAGCCGGGAGGTCAGGCCGACGGGCAGCAGCCCGTTGAGGGCGTCGACCGCGTTCACAGCCAGGTAGAGGATGAAGCCGTAGAAGATGAACGAGTGGAAGAAGCTCGCCACGGGGCGCGCCCGGAAGACGGTCCGCTGGCCCAGCGTGCGCAGTACGCCGTCGAGCAGGCGCCGCGGCAGCTGGTTGAGGCGCGGCACGGGCCCCACCTGCCCCCGGGCGATCACGGCGACGACGCGCCTGAAGCCCAGGAACGTGAAGTAGAGCGACGTGGCGGCCAGCAGCACGAAGACGATCTTCTCGGGGAGGCTCAGCATGTGGGGCGTCCTTCTGCGCCGTCAGCGGCAACGCGCCGCCCGGGTGTGATGGGCCAAGTGTATAGGTCGCCGCGACCAGGGGTGCCCGGACGCGCCCGAGCGCGTACAAGCCAACCGCGGGGGCGGCGCCCGCAGGCGCCCGGCTGCACGGCGTCCGGTGTACTCCCTTGTCGCTTGGACGCCACACGCGCCGCGCCTCGGGACTAACATGGCGCTACCACGGAAAGGAGGTGGTCTGATATTCAACGCACAGTGATGACCAGTGGAGGTGCCCGCCTAGGGTAGCCCAGGACCGCCTCCTGGATAGGGCCGGACCCTAGGGGTTCCCTGAATTCCAGGCTGGCACCGACTCGCCCCCGACCGTTCCGGTCGGGGGCGAGTTCATTCACGATCCGGCAGCAAGCGGCAGGTGCGCGCCGCCGCCAGGGCTAGGCGCCGCGGCCGCCCAGCCGCCACGCCGCAGGGAGCAGCGCCGTGGCCACACCCAACTTGACGAGGTCGCCCACCACGAACGGGACCAGGCCAACCTGCACGGCCTGAAGCCACGTGCCGCCGAGCGCCACGCGCAGCCAGGCGAGGCCGAAGGCGTAGATGAGCAGGCTGGCGGCGAGCATCGCCAGGGCGGTGGAGCCGGCCGAGCGGTCCCAACCGCGCTCCGCGAGGGCACCGAGCAACCAGGCGGCCACGACGAACCCCACCAGGTAGCCGCCGGTCGGTCCAAGCAGGTAGGCGACGCCTCCCTGCGCCCCCGTGAACAGGGGGAGCCCTACCGCGCCAAGTAGTAGGTAGGCGCCGGTGGTGGCCACGCCGAGGCGAGCCCCGTAGGCGGCGCCGAGCAGCAGCACGCCCAGCGTCTGCCCGGTGACGGGCACGGGCCCCAACTGCACCCGCAACTGCGCGAGAAGGGCGAGGAACGCCACCCCGACGACCACGAGCGCGGCGGCGCGCAGGCCGGCGCGGCCGGCGGCGTCGGGCGCCGGCAGGAGACTACTCACCAGGGTGGACGTGCGGGGCGCGCTGATCATCTTCGTTCGGGCCTCCTCTGCGACCGGCGGGACCGGTGGGCAGCAGCATACCAGCGCCTATACTTGCGGCGTGCCAGAGCCAACCGCCAGCCCGAGGTCGTCAGACTGGGTGATCTCCGTCCACACCGCCTTCCCAAACATGGCCAACCCGCTCGGGACACTCTTCGGGGGGCACGTCATGGAGCTGATGGACATGGGCGCCGCCGTCGCCGCCCAGCGCTTCTGCCGCCAGGTCGTGGTGACCGCCTCCACCGAGCCCATCGACTTCCGGAACCCCATCTACGTGGGCGAGATCATCGAACTCAAGTGCCGCGTCGCCTGGACCGGCCGCACCAGCATGATCATCCGCTGCGAGGTCCACGGCGAGAACCCCATCACCGGCGAACGCCGCCTCTGCACCATCGGGCACCTGAACTTCGTCGCCATCGGCGCGGGCGGCCGCCCCACGCCCGTGCCGCAGCTCCAGGTCGAGTCGGAGATGGAGCGGCGCCACTGGGAGACGGCCAAGCGGGTGCGCGAGGACCTGGAGCGCCGCCGCGCCCGCAAGGCGTACGAGCCGACCGGCGGCGCCTGACAGCGGCAGTCGATCGCCGCGCCGACGACGCTCGCGACCGACCTGGCGTGCCCGGCGCTCGCCCCGAGCGCGGCAAACGGGCATGAGAAGCAAGGGCCACCCTGGTATCCTCGAGGGGCCGCGCGTTGCCGCCGCGCACGACCAGGGCGCGCACGGGCGGCACTTGGAGGGACCGTCATGCCCGACCAGACAGCCGACAAGGCACTCATGCAACGCTCCGTCAACGCCATCCGCGCCCTCACGATAGACGCCACGCAGGCGGCCGGCGACGGTCACCCCGGCATGCCGATGGGTTCGGCCACGATGGGCTACACGCTCTTCGCGCACGCCATGCGCTACGACCCGCGCGACCCGCACTGGCCGAACCGCGACCGCTACGTCCAGTCGGCCGGGCACGGCTCCATGCTCATCTACTCGCTCCTGCACCTCACGGGCTACGACCTACCCATGGACGAGCTGAAGCGCTACCGCCAGTGGGGCTCCCTCACGCCGGGCCACCCCGAGTACGGCCACACGGCGGGCGTGGAGACGACCACGGGGCCGCTGGGGCAGGGCATCAGCACCGCGGTCGGCATGGCGCTCGCCGAGGCGCACCTCGCCGCGCGCTACAACCGGCCCGGCTTCCCCATCCTCGACCACTTCACCTACGTCATCGCCTCCGACGGCGACCTGATGGAGGGCGTCTCCAGCGAGGCGTCCTCGTTCGCGGGGCACCAGGGGCTGGGCAAGCTGATCGTGCTGT includes the following:
- a CDS encoding (Fe-S)-binding protein codes for the protein MLSLPEKIVFVLLAATSLYFTFLGFRRVVAVIARGQVGPVPRLNQLPRRLLDGVLRTLGQRTVFRARPVASFFHSFIFYGFILYLAVNAVDALNGLLPVGLTSRLHFGALGDAYRLVADLLTFLILVGMVYFLVRRFLVKPKTIRHGARVKLHEGVTTGGVERDSLIVGGFILLHVGSRLLAEGFLLASHGQPDQFQPITSLVAGLIGPGDGRIIGWHVFWWGALGIILAFLPYFPRSKHIHLFAAPVDFALERRTEELAKVPLGVLEPVDLEDETAEQFGAAKLEHLRFPQILDAYACIQCNRCANVCPANQTGKALSPAALEINKRYELNAIAASFAAGEESPRPLLEFAIPAEAVWACTTCGACMEVCPVGCEQMIDIVDIRRDLVMMQGEFPAELQTAFRGMERSGNPWGISQDKRMEWADGLEVPTVAENPDFEVLFWVGCAGAYDPAAQKTTRAMVRILEQARVNYAVLGKAEKCTGDPARRAGNEYLYYQLATENVETLNAALVDERLDKDKRKLVLTTCPHCFNALINDYPQLGGDYRVTHHTQLIEQLMAEGRIPTFALDESITYHDPCYLGRHNGVYDAPRNVLTSGGNEIVEMPRNRNDSFCCGAGGAQFWKEEEEGDQRVSNARFDEAVATGAQVIATGCPFCKVMLSSSDGAEAEGAPQVLDIAQLVAARLDGIQALFDHHAHGGADAAGGAAGVGAD
- a CDS encoding biotin transporter BioY, with the translated sequence MISAPRTSTLVSSLLPAPDAAGRAGLRAAALVVVGVAFLALLAQLRVQLGPVPVTGQTLGVLLLGAAYGARLGVATTGAYLLLGAVGLPLFTGAQGGVAYLLGPTGGYLVGFVVAAWLLGALAERGWDRSAGSTALAMLAASLLIYAFGLAWLRVALGGTWLQAVQVGLVPFVVGDLVKLGVATALLPAAWRLGGRGA
- a CDS encoding acyl-CoA thioesterase is translated as MPEPTASPRSSDWVISVHTAFPNMANPLGTLFGGHVMELMDMGAAVAAQRFCRQVVVTASTEPIDFRNPIYVGEIIELKCRVAWTGRTSMIIRCEVHGENPITGERRLCTIGHLNFVAIGAGGRPTPVPQLQVESEMERRHWETAKRVREDLERRRARKAYEPTGGA